A DNA window from Paenibacillus sp. HWE-109 contains the following coding sequences:
- a CDS encoding GyrI-like domain-containing protein: MNVQLKTKPAFKFVGYELKTSCIDGRNHREIPLFWRTYLDENKGAHIGNRVQADSQVELGICTDFNPQTSDLTYLIGMEVTTFDGVLEDQVCREFPEATYAVFTTPPVKVEEFTSAIQSTWKSIQPEWFPTSGYTHAGGAEFELYDERCNPAKNELVEMDIYIPVKKK, from the coding sequence ATGAATGTTCAGTTAAAAACGAAACCTGCTTTTAAATTTGTTGGCTATGAGCTAAAAACTTCCTGTATTGATGGCCGTAACCATCGCGAAATTCCGTTATTCTGGCGGACCTATCTGGATGAAAATAAAGGGGCGCATATCGGTAATCGTGTGCAGGCAGACTCCCAAGTTGAGCTGGGCATTTGTACCGATTTCAATCCGCAAACCAGCGATTTGACTTACCTCATCGGGATGGAAGTGACAACCTTTGACGGCGTGCTTGAAGATCAGGTATGCCGTGAATTTCCAGAAGCGACCTATGCGGTATTTACGACACCACCGGTCAAGGTGGAAGAGTTTACTTCAGCGATTCAAAGCACATGGAAGTCGATTCAGCCAGAGTGGTTCCCGACGTCGGGTTATACGCATGCTGGAGGCGCGGAGTTCGAGCTCTATGATGAGCGCTGCAATCCCGCGAAGAATGAGCTTGTGGAGATGGATATCTATATCCCGGTTAAAAAGAAATAG
- a CDS encoding TetR/AcrR family transcriptional regulator: protein MNIDRFERLPQQKKENIFQACLSEFATYGFDAASTNRIVKEAGIPKGSLFQYFGDKESLFLYVYRRVRQEKEQHLKDSSKDMPSDFLEAVLQILVINLEFFKIRPTCAQFMSVVARLRMHPLHHKIQEIGQQEDFRNNRKILSALPRDQIRDDIDLEDVLQLISALAGPLDQRIEELVVANDGNLDVIYQGITEIVQDFRKFFTILRHGIYKK from the coding sequence ATGAATATAGATAGGTTTGAGCGCTTGCCGCAGCAAAAAAAAGAGAACATTTTTCAGGCTTGTTTGTCGGAGTTTGCCACTTACGGATTCGACGCCGCATCTACGAATCGGATCGTGAAGGAGGCGGGCATCCCGAAAGGTTCTTTATTTCAGTACTTCGGCGATAAGGAGTCTTTATTTCTTTACGTATACCGGAGAGTGAGACAGGAGAAGGAGCAGCACCTGAAAGATTCATCCAAGGATATGCCTTCCGATTTCCTTGAAGCGGTTCTTCAAATATTGGTAATTAACCTTGAATTCTTCAAAATCCGGCCTACTTGCGCGCAATTCATGAGCGTTGTCGCACGCCTGCGGATGCATCCATTGCATCATAAAATTCAGGAGATTGGGCAACAAGAAGACTTCAGAAATAACCGGAAAATTTTATCTGCCTTACCCCGCGATCAGATCCGAGACGATATTGATCTTGAAGATGTGCTGCAACTGATTTCCGCTCTAGCCGGACCGTTGGATCAACGCATTGAAGAGCTGGTCGTTGCCAATGATGGAAACTTAGATGTGATCTACCAAGGAATAACGGAGATTGTTCAAGATTTCCGTAAGTTTTTTACGATCCTGCGTCACGGTATTTATAAAAAGTAA
- a CDS encoding amidohydrolase family protein, protein MRTEPRLGKSSILFLLVTVLLIGMFGHAGYVQASIETADKSVQTLVLRNATVVDVRTGKLAERQTIIVTGSKISYIGSVEPASIPYDAQVRDISGQYVIPGLWDMHVHLNKYYEHAFPMFLANGVTGIREMGTAMGNIEVWKKAIQKDMPAPRIITTGAILTKGRAPHMFYLTSEQEAREAVRLLASAGVDFIKVHTQTPRDLLPAIFDEAKKYRLPIAGHVPMQVRPIEAIRFGQKSMEHLFGLFSATSSKEDEIMQNPKLSDPMFYFPTEVAAAKHYDPVRAEKLFRELVQNEVWQVPTLVTPKNSTKTELDPRAKYVPNALQEEWIRKIRSVAGTIFSETDAELAIRAGELVQKMNAAGVPLLAGTDSSFGAANSFYGFSLHDELELFVKNGLTPLQALQTATLNPARYLDRQHELGTVEEGKLADLVVLEANPLEDIRNTTRISAVILNGKLMEKQELWNAVKTYEVVNPTDVKDELR, encoded by the coding sequence TTGCGTACCGAACCCCGTCTCGGGAAATCATCCATATTGTTTTTATTAGTCACGGTCTTACTTATAGGAATGTTTGGCCATGCAGGGTACGTCCAAGCAAGCATAGAAACTGCTGATAAAAGCGTTCAGACGTTAGTCCTCCGTAATGCGACAGTCGTGGACGTTCGAACAGGGAAATTGGCTGAGCGCCAGACGATAATCGTCACGGGAAGCAAAATTAGTTATATCGGGAGTGTTGAACCAGCCTCGATTCCCTATGACGCACAAGTTCGAGATATTTCGGGCCAATATGTGATTCCCGGCTTATGGGACATGCACGTCCATTTGAATAAATATTATGAGCACGCGTTTCCGATGTTTCTGGCAAATGGGGTGACCGGGATAAGGGAAATGGGGACGGCTATGGGAAATATCGAAGTGTGGAAGAAGGCCATCCAAAAAGATATGCCTGCTCCGCGAATCATCACAACAGGCGCGATATTAACTAAGGGTCGGGCTCCCCATATGTTTTATTTGACTTCAGAGCAGGAAGCGCGCGAAGCTGTTCGTCTGTTGGCGAGCGCAGGAGTGGACTTCATTAAAGTGCATACCCAGACGCCTCGTGATCTGCTCCCGGCCATATTCGACGAAGCGAAGAAGTACAGACTGCCAATTGCCGGGCATGTACCGATGCAAGTACGTCCGATCGAGGCAATTAGATTTGGACAGAAGAGCATGGAACACTTATTCGGATTGTTTTCCGCCACTTCGAGTAAGGAAGACGAAATTATGCAAAACCCCAAATTAAGCGACCCCATGTTTTATTTTCCGACCGAAGTGGCGGCTGCAAAGCATTACGATCCGGTGCGTGCGGAGAAGCTGTTCCGGGAGTTAGTGCAAAATGAGGTGTGGCAAGTTCCGACACTGGTAACTCCGAAGAATTCGACGAAGACCGAGCTTGATCCGCGAGCGAAATACGTGCCGAATGCTTTGCAAGAAGAATGGATTCGCAAGATTCGGTCCGTAGCGGGTACCATATTCAGTGAAACTGATGCGGAACTCGCCATAAGGGCTGGAGAACTGGTCCAAAAAATGAACGCGGCCGGCGTCCCGTTGCTGGCCGGTACGGATTCGTCGTTCGGTGCGGCCAATTCTTTCTACGGTTTCTCTTTGCACGACGAGCTGGAGTTATTCGTTAAGAACGGCCTGACTCCACTGCAAGCGCTGCAGACGGCGACGCTGAATCCGGCTCGTTACTTGGATAGGCAGCATGAGCTTGGAACGGTCGAAGAAGGCAAGCTGGCTGATCTGGTCGTGCTTGAAGCGAACCCGCTCGAGGATATTCGGAATACGACGCGTATTTCCGCCGTTATTCTGAATGGGAAGTTAATGGAAAAGCAGGAATTGTGGAATGCCGTCAAAACGTACGAGGTCGTTAATCCGACCGATGTGAAAGACGAACTCAGGTAG
- a CDS encoding DoxX family protein, whose product MKWVVRILQALLALGYLMFGFMKLSGDPMQVEAFTTTYGYGEGFMYVVGAIELLAAIGLIIGFWKPRIAFVSAGVIVITMAGAVITHLKSGQGMGVATMPLILLIVALIIVIGRSRRA is encoded by the coding sequence TTGAAATGGGTAGTCCGTATTCTTCAGGCCTTGCTGGCTCTGGGATATTTAATGTTTGGGTTCATGAAATTAAGCGGAGATCCGATGCAGGTTGAAGCATTTACTACAACCTATGGTTACGGGGAAGGCTTCATGTATGTTGTTGGCGCAATCGAATTGCTGGCTGCAATCGGGCTCATCATCGGCTTCTGGAAGCCGCGCATCGCCTTCGTCTCTGCCGGTGTCATTGTCATTACGATGGCAGGCGCTGTCATAACCCATCTGAAATCAGGTCAAGGCATGGGCGTAGCCACGATGCCGCTGATCCTTCTGATAGTGGCTCTGATTATTGTGATCGGGCGCTCGCGCCGCGCGTAA
- a CDS encoding carbohydrate ABC transporter permease gives MVEDKTVGGRMFGIINYLLLTVIGLITVIPFVHVVAGSFTTSAEMAAKKFVIIPTDWSMEAYRFIFSTNTIFKAMGVSIGTTLVGTIISMFITALMAYGLSRRDVDGRKVIMFMVVFTMLFHGGLVPTFLVVKELGMIDTYAALILPSAISAFNLIILKNFFQNIPEGLEESAKIDGCSDFGILFRIVLPLSMPAIATISLFYAVTYWNTYLSAILYLNESAKWPIQVLLRQIVVLASGMDHSVDLDSVTPPPAQSIKMAVIVVATLPILAVYPFLQKHFAKGAMIGSIKG, from the coding sequence ATGGTTGAAGATAAAACAGTAGGCGGCAGAATGTTCGGGATCATTAATTATTTGTTATTAACGGTCATTGGTTTAATCACGGTGATCCCTTTTGTGCACGTCGTTGCAGGCTCCTTCACAACAAGCGCGGAAATGGCAGCCAAGAAATTTGTCATCATTCCGACTGATTGGAGCATGGAGGCTTACCGCTTCATTTTCTCGACAAATACGATTTTCAAAGCAATGGGCGTCTCGATTGGGACTACGCTTGTTGGGACGATCATCAGTATGTTTATCACAGCTTTGATGGCCTATGGGCTTTCTCGCCGAGATGTGGATGGCCGCAAAGTGATTATGTTCATGGTCGTCTTTACCATGCTGTTTCATGGTGGATTGGTTCCGACCTTCCTTGTTGTGAAGGAATTGGGGATGATCGATACGTATGCGGCGCTTATTCTGCCATCTGCAATCAGTGCGTTTAACTTGATTATTCTAAAAAATTTCTTCCAAAACATTCCCGAGGGATTGGAAGAGTCAGCCAAAATCGATGGCTGCAGCGACTTCGGCATTCTGTTCCGCATTGTCCTGCCGCTTTCGATGCCGGCGATTGCCACGATCTCGTTATTCTATGCGGTGACGTATTGGAATACGTACCTTAGCGCAATTCTGTACTTGAATGAAAGTGCCAAGTGGCCGATTCAGGTCCTGCTTCGACAGATTGTCGTGCTGGCCAGCGGCATGGATCACAGCGTTGATTTGGATAGCGTAACACCTCCGCCTGCCCAATCGATCAAAATGGCGGTTATCGTCGTGGCGACGCTGCCGATTCTGGCTGTTTATCCGTTCTTGCAAAAGCATTTTGCAAAAGGGGCCATGATTGGTTCCATCAAGGGCTAG
- a CDS encoding metallophosphoesterase family protein codes for MHRTLVISDIHGCVEEFKQLLDKVNFQAEEDQLVLLGDYVDRGPNSLETVEFVMHLVRDKQAIALKGNHDQRFVDMLGEVDTLTEMKFFEHGGIQTFKSFCGSDSMDLKQSREHIRANCSEHIAFLNQLPLYHEDETHIYVHAGLNPSYTDWKTQPERDFMWIRAPFVQQRTVVKKTVVFGHTPTKDIHGKPDVWFDRDKIGIDGGCAYGLQINCLEIKGKQQYKTYSVASKGSWR; via the coding sequence ATGCACAGAACTTTAGTCATAAGCGATATTCATGGTTGTGTAGAGGAATTCAAACAATTGCTCGATAAAGTGAATTTTCAGGCCGAAGAGGACCAACTCGTTTTGCTGGGTGATTATGTGGACCGCGGGCCGAACAGTCTGGAAACAGTAGAATTCGTGATGCATTTGGTGCGGGACAAGCAGGCTATTGCCTTAAAAGGGAATCACGATCAGCGCTTTGTGGACATGCTGGGTGAGGTGGATACGCTGACGGAGATGAAGTTTTTCGAGCATGGCGGCATCCAAACGTTCAAGAGCTTCTGTGGTTCCGACAGTATGGATTTGAAGCAGTCCAGAGAACATATTCGCGCAAATTGCAGCGAGCATATCGCTTTTCTGAACCAGTTGCCTCTCTATCATGAAGACGAAACGCATATTTATGTGCATGCGGGACTAAATCCCTCCTACACGGATTGGAAAACGCAGCCGGAGCGCGACTTTATGTGGATTCGAGCCCCGTTCGTGCAGCAGCGGACCGTTGTGAAGAAGACCGTCGTGTTTGGGCATACGCCTACCAAGGATATTCATGGAAAGCCGGACGTGTGGTTCGATCGGGATAAAATCGGGATTGATGGCGGCTGTGCCTATGGCTTGCAAATCAATTGCTTGGAGATCAAGGGCAAACAGCAGTATAAGACGTACTCGGTGGCTTCCAAAGGGAGCTGGCGATAG
- a CDS encoding extracellular solute-binding protein, whose amino-acid sequence MKKYRYSAGFKLSFLVIAGLMIISLLGACQKDSACKAQESGIGRPVISIMAPLHFPHPPIPELIAEIEKQTQTKLELNWVPDGIYTDKMNTALTTNSLKKATYVKYTDYMLMKNSIRSGAFWDIGPYLDAYPNLKQLNKGILGQAAVDGKIFGLYTERPSSRQGIIMREDWLNNLNLAKPTNLDELYQVLKAFTYGDPDRNGKADTIGLTDRNDLVFGAFKTISSYFGTPNNWGIAAGKLAPEFETQAYVDTMNYMKKLYDEKLINSDFAVTSKDVQRDKIIRGTAGAYIGSMQDVQRLSDEVQLANPQAKLTLVNHIEGPKGFQIWSIPNYSALYLFSKKAIRTEVELKQMLQFFDRTMDKDIANLMKYGLEGRHYTTIGDKVQLTEETSKLRVNEVNALYALMIADLNNPQVKQLAESESLSQLADRLSMDNEKYVIKDPTLGLESKMYDERGVELYKIISDATYNYMLGKLDKAGFQQEIERWKRSGGEQIIAEYNEAYGKKQLGAD is encoded by the coding sequence ATGAAAAAGTATAGATACAGCGCGGGTTTCAAGCTTTCTTTCCTCGTGATTGCAGGCCTGATGATCATTTCGTTGCTCGGTGCTTGTCAGAAAGACAGTGCATGCAAAGCGCAGGAGTCTGGTATCGGTCGCCCCGTTATTTCTATTATGGCACCGCTTCATTTTCCACATCCGCCGATACCTGAATTGATTGCTGAAATTGAGAAACAAACGCAAACCAAGCTGGAATTGAACTGGGTTCCGGACGGGATTTATACCGACAAAATGAATACGGCGCTGACGACCAACTCGTTGAAAAAAGCGACCTATGTGAAATATACCGACTACATGCTGATGAAGAATTCAATCCGATCCGGCGCATTCTGGGATATCGGTCCCTATTTGGATGCCTATCCGAATCTCAAGCAGTTGAATAAAGGGATTTTGGGGCAGGCTGCGGTTGATGGCAAAATATTCGGCTTGTACACGGAACGCCCTTCCTCGCGGCAGGGAATTATCATGCGGGAAGATTGGCTAAACAATCTCAACCTGGCGAAACCGACGAATCTGGATGAGTTGTACCAAGTTTTAAAAGCGTTTACTTACGGCGACCCTGACCGCAATGGGAAAGCGGATACGATCGGTCTAACGGATCGCAATGATCTGGTGTTTGGCGCCTTCAAAACAATCAGCTCCTACTTCGGCACGCCCAATAATTGGGGCATTGCAGCTGGCAAGCTTGCTCCGGAATTCGAAACACAGGCCTATGTCGACACGATGAATTATATGAAAAAGCTATACGATGAGAAGCTGATTAATTCGGATTTTGCCGTTACGAGCAAGGACGTGCAGCGGGATAAAATCATTCGCGGCACAGCCGGGGCGTACATCGGCAGCATGCAGGATGTGCAGCGGCTTTCGGATGAAGTACAGCTGGCGAACCCGCAGGCGAAGCTCACGCTGGTCAATCATATCGAGGGGCCCAAGGGCTTTCAGATTTGGTCGATTCCCAACTACAGCGCGCTCTATCTGTTCTCCAAAAAAGCGATTCGCACCGAGGTGGAACTGAAGCAGATGCTGCAGTTTTTTGATCGGACGATGGATAAAGATATCGCCAACTTGATGAAGTACGGCCTGGAAGGCCGTCATTACACGACCATTGGGGACAAGGTTCAGCTGACGGAAGAGACCTCCAAGCTTCGTGTGAATGAAGTGAATGCACTGTACGCGCTAATGATTGCCGATCTGAACAATCCGCAGGTGAAGCAGCTTGCAGAGAGCGAGTCGTTGTCACAGTTGGCAGACCGGCTGAGCATGGATAACGAGAAGTATGTGATCAAGGACCCGACGCTGGGCTTGGAGTCCAAGATGTATGATGAGCGCGGCGTTGAGCTGTATAAAATTATCTCCGACGCCACGTATAATTACATGCTCGGCAAGCTCGATAAAGCAGGTTTCCAGCAAGAGATTGAGCGATGGAAGCGCAGTGGCGGGGAGCAGATCATCGCCGAGTACAATGAGGCGTATGGGAAGAAGCAGCTGGGAGCGGATTAA
- a CDS encoding glycoside hydrolase family 88/105 protein: MTDQTVKSPLGWARAACDSIMSTYAPMELPPAARWHYHQGVFLCGVEMLLQREPNERYDAYLQAYVDGLIDENGNLYVARDELDAVQAGLLLFRLEKKTGHRKYRLAAEKLRSLLAALNLTSEGGYWHKDKYAYNMWLDGLYMAGVFSLKYANAYGDPALRDNVLHQEALMRKYMKDEQTGLFYHAWDESRMMPWANKETGCSPEFWGRSLGWYGLAVAQFLDELSADEPGRQILVDALHDFVHALIRYQDAGSGLWYQVVDKGDQPDNWLESSCTSLFVYTIAKAINLGVVGTDCAEAAVKGYEGLIRTLQFDAQERVILPLICIGTSAGDYENYVTRPTSENDLHGVGAFVMACVEVQSLVSIVHR; this comes from the coding sequence ATGACAGATCAAACTGTAAAATCACCGTTGGGCTGGGCCAGAGCTGCCTGCGATTCGATCATGAGCACTTATGCACCAATGGAACTGCCGCCTGCTGCACGTTGGCATTACCATCAAGGTGTCTTTTTGTGCGGGGTGGAAATGCTGCTGCAGAGGGAGCCGAATGAGCGTTACGACGCTTATCTTCAGGCTTATGTCGATGGCTTGATTGATGAGAACGGCAATCTGTATGTGGCCCGGGATGAGCTGGATGCTGTGCAGGCAGGGCTGCTTTTATTTCGCTTGGAAAAGAAGACCGGGCACCGGAAATATCGCCTCGCTGCCGAGAAGCTGCGCAGTTTGCTGGCGGCGTTGAACCTTACGTCGGAGGGCGGCTATTGGCACAAGGACAAATATGCCTACAATATGTGGCTGGACGGTCTGTACATGGCCGGCGTATTCTCGCTCAAGTATGCCAATGCTTACGGCGATCCTGCATTACGGGACAATGTGCTGCACCAGGAAGCGTTGATGCGCAAATATATGAAGGATGAGCAGACAGGGCTATTTTATCACGCTTGGGATGAAAGCCGGATGATGCCTTGGGCGAATAAGGAAACCGGCTGCTCACCGGAATTCTGGGGCCGTTCTCTCGGTTGGTACGGGCTTGCCGTAGCGCAATTCCTGGATGAATTATCAGCCGATGAGCCGGGCCGTCAGATATTGGTCGATGCCTTGCACGACTTCGTTCATGCCTTAATTCGCTACCAAGACGCGGGGAGCGGTCTCTGGTACCAGGTTGTGGACAAGGGCGATCAGCCGGATAACTGGCTGGAATCCTCCTGTACGAGCCTGTTCGTCTATACGATTGCCAAGGCGATCAACCTCGGCGTTGTGGGCACGGATTGCGCGGAAGCAGCTGTGAAGGGATATGAGGGACTCATTCGCACGCTCCAATTCGATGCGCAGGAGCGTGTGATTTTGCCGCTGATTTGCATTGGAACGTCGGCAGGGGACTACGAGAACTACGTGACTCGCCCGACAAGTGAGAACGACCTGCACGGCGTGGGCGCTTTCGTCATGGCTTGTGTAGAGGTGCAGTCATTGGTTAGCATCGTTCATAGGTGA
- a CDS encoding extracellular solute-binding protein, whose translation MKRKLVSIPLSVLLVSSFALAACADGGKTTPAATTGAETPKATADNTPTAITIMAPLNTAQTPPDTIIKELEKLTNTKLTYQFFPADTYEEKLNTTFATGALPQVTYLKNQATFIQMKSAIRDGQFWEIGPLLKDFPNLSKLKATTNDNTKVDGKLYTLYRGVDIARQGLIYRKDWADKLGLKPPATTDDLYAMMKAFVENDPDGNGKKDTIGLTDRNDLIYGAYKTVATWLGVPNNWGEKDGKLQPEFMFPEYVATMDYFKKLRNEGLINKDFAATSKTDQQKLFTNGTAGMYIGAMTDVSTLNKDLIKNVPTAVVDVHSMVAGPSGKFASWALPGFANVVLFPKSAIKTEADLKKILAFFDKMMTPEVANLANWGIKDVNYSVIDNKAKKLDEEKWTREVKPFTDAAIGDEDTSGRFLGIPTIPAQGKADELKIANLKFAVQDPVAALDSKTYLEKGVQLQDVIKDATNKYIYGTIDKAGFDKAVEDWKSRGGSKIIEEYNALYKK comes from the coding sequence ATGAAGAGAAAGTTAGTCTCGATTCCACTTAGTGTTCTGTTAGTTTCCAGCTTCGCCTTGGCAGCTTGCGCAGACGGAGGCAAGACAACTCCGGCAGCTACAACAGGGGCGGAGACGCCGAAAGCCACAGCCGACAACACGCCAACGGCCATCACGATTATGGCTCCGCTCAACACAGCCCAGACGCCGCCAGATACGATTATTAAAGAGCTTGAGAAATTAACGAATACGAAGCTGACGTACCAATTTTTCCCGGCAGATACGTATGAGGAGAAATTGAACACGACATTTGCCACAGGCGCACTGCCGCAGGTGACGTACCTGAAGAACCAAGCGACCTTCATTCAGATGAAGTCAGCGATTCGCGATGGACAGTTCTGGGAGATTGGACCTTTACTGAAAGATTTCCCGAACCTTAGCAAGCTGAAAGCCACAACCAATGACAACACCAAAGTTGACGGTAAATTATACACGCTGTACCGCGGTGTGGATATTGCCCGCCAAGGTCTCATCTATCGCAAGGATTGGGCTGACAAGCTTGGGCTGAAGCCGCCAGCCACGACCGATGATCTCTATGCCATGATGAAGGCATTCGTGGAGAATGATCCAGACGGCAACGGGAAAAAAGACACGATTGGCTTAACCGACCGGAACGATCTGATTTATGGTGCCTATAAAACCGTAGCGACTTGGTTGGGCGTACCGAACAACTGGGGTGAGAAAGACGGCAAGCTGCAGCCGGAGTTCATGTTCCCGGAATATGTAGCGACGATGGATTATTTTAAAAAGCTGCGCAACGAAGGGTTGATTAACAAAGATTTCGCCGCAACGAGCAAAACCGATCAACAAAAGCTCTTCACCAACGGTACAGCGGGTATGTATATCGGAGCGATGACGGATGTATCGACACTCAATAAAGATCTGATCAAAAACGTGCCGACGGCCGTTGTCGATGTGCACAGCATGGTAGCTGGGCCAAGCGGCAAATTTGCTTCGTGGGCGCTTCCGGGCTTTGCGAATGTGGTCCTGTTCCCGAAATCCGCGATCAAAACAGAAGCAGACTTGAAGAAGATCCTGGCTTTCTTTGACAAAATGATGACGCCTGAAGTGGCTAACCTTGCAAACTGGGGCATCAAAGATGTGAATTACAGCGTAATTGATAACAAGGCGAAGAAGCTGGATGAAGAGAAATGGACGCGTGAAGTCAAACCGTTCACAGACGCGGCGATTGGTGATGAAGATACCTCAGGCCGATTCTTGGGTATTCCGACGATTCCGGCGCAAGGCAAGGCGGATGAACTGAAAATCGCCAATCTGAAGTTTGCGGTTCAGGATCCGGTAGCCGCTCTAGATTCCAAAACTTACCTGGAAAAAGGGGTTCAACTGCAAGATGTGATTAAAGATGCTACAAACAAATATATCTACGGCACCATCGATAAAGCTGGCTTTGACAAAGCGGTTGAAGATTGGAAAAGTCGTGGCGGCAGCAAAATTATCGAAGAGTACAACGCCCTCTACAAAAAGTAG
- a CDS encoding ABC transporter permease — MQEVNVAQAGRVVARKQSSELGRRLWKNKWIYVMLLPGVLYFLIFKYIPMYGLIISFQNYKPFKGISGSEWVGLEHFQRLFTEPDFFTILSNTLILFVMNLVFYFPIPIIMALMLNEVKSDFFKKTFQTIVYLPHFMSWVIIVSISFVMFTMDGGIINDIIEYFGFEKINFLLAPEWFRPMYILQVIWREAGWGTIIYLAAIASIDPQLYEAARMDGAGRLRQMWHITLPAIRSVIIVLLILKIGAVLELGFEHVYLLLNSMNRNVAEIIDTYVYTAGLKQGQFSYSAAIGLFKSFIGLALVMLVNRIAKKMGEEGVY; from the coding sequence ATGCAGGAAGTGAATGTGGCACAAGCAGGGCGTGTGGTGGCTAGGAAACAAAGCAGCGAACTGGGCAGACGACTTTGGAAAAATAAATGGATTTATGTCATGCTGCTTCCCGGCGTGCTGTATTTTCTGATTTTCAAATATATCCCGATGTATGGACTGATCATTTCATTTCAGAATTACAAGCCGTTCAAAGGGATTAGCGGCAGCGAATGGGTTGGCCTCGAGCATTTTCAACGACTGTTTACAGAGCCGGATTTCTTCACGATTTTGAGCAATACGCTCATCCTATTCGTCATGAATCTTGTTTTTTATTTCCCGATTCCGATTATTATGGCGCTGATGCTTAACGAGGTGAAATCGGATTTTTTCAAGAAAACGTTTCAAACGATTGTCTATCTGCCTCACTTTATGTCGTGGGTCATTATTGTTTCGATCAGCTTCGTGATGTTTACGATGGATGGCGGGATTATCAACGATATCATCGAGTATTTTGGCTTTGAGAAGATTAACTTCTTGCTGGCTCCGGAATGGTTCAGACCGATGTATATTCTGCAAGTGATTTGGCGGGAAGCGGGCTGGGGGACGATTATTTATTTGGCGGCGATTGCTTCGATTGACCCTCAATTGTATGAAGCTGCGCGTATGGATGGTGCGGGACGACTCAGACAGATGTGGCATATTACGCTGCCGGCGATCCGTAGTGTCATCATTGTTTTGCTAATTTTGAAAATTGGTGCGGTTCTCGAACTCGGTTTTGAACATGTCTACTTGCTCCTTAACTCCATGAACCGAAATGTTGCAGAGATCATTGATACTTATGTATATACGGCAGGTTTAAAACAAGGTCAGTTCAGTTACAGCGCAGCGATCGGGTTGTTCAAATCGTTCATTGGTCTTGCTCTGGTTATGCTGGTCAACCGAATTGCCAAGAAGATGGGCGAAGAGGGCGTTTATTAG